The DNA window GCCCTCCGTGCCGGAGCTTCCGACGGTGCGTGGGGATGATGTTGCACCCGCGTACGAAGCTCCCAAGCCCGGCACTCCGGAGTTCCGCGCGATGGTAGAGCGGCACAAGGACATCGTTGAGGCAGAGACGGGCATTCGCCCCGATGTGATTCTCGATATTGGCGAGGGGTGATTCGCTCGCGTCGTTGGTGAGCAGAGCACGATCAGTAGCGGTGGTGATGGCGATCGTTGGTCCGAAAAATTGAACCGGAGATGCGTGATGAAGCGGCGAGATTTCGTAGTGAGTACGGGGGTGGCAGTCGCCGGCGGGATTTTTGTTCGTGCGGCGGCGGTGGCTGGCTCGCCGTTGTCGACTGGGGCCGACGGGACGGAACGCCGCCCGCTCTCGCTTGTTATTTCCTCCTGGCCGAGGCTCGTGGAGAGGAAATATCGAATGCGCGTTCGGCCCAAGGCGGCAATGCCGGTGTCCGGCGTCACCGTGAACGGATCGCTCGCGCAGGCCACGCCACTGAACGGCGGATGGTACGAGCTCACGGGCACGGTCAGCACAAAAGCTGGACCGCGCTCGGGGCTACTGGTGACGTCGAGCGAGGCGATCGAAGTGAGCCCGTATATCGCGATGTCCGATGACCACTGGGGGACGCGGAGCTTCACGCTCCGGATTGCGCACGATTCGGCGGCGCTGCGCAACGGGTAGCCGCGGTCGGGAATGGAAGGGTGGTAGGCGCGCGGTCGCTCGGCATCAGGGTGAGAGCCGGATCCGGCGGCGCCTTCCCTCTAAAGTATACCGTGGTTATACTCAGGTATGAAAACTGCCATTTCCCTCCCTGATGACCTGTTCAAGTCTGGCGACTCGCTGGCCAAGCGGATGGGGTTGAGCCGAAGCGAGCTCTACGCGCGCGCCCTCGCGGACTTTGTGGCCAAGCACAAGGCGAGTCAGGTGACGCAACGCCTGAACGCCGTCTACGCCACCGAGGTCACGGTACTCGATCCGGCGCTCGCAGCGGTGCAGTCGGTGCTGCTCGTACGCGAATCGTGGTAGCTCGCCGTGGAAATCACACGCGGCGA is part of the Gemmatimonadota bacterium genome and encodes:
- a CDS encoding ribbon-helix-helix domain-containing protein, with product MKTAISLPDDLFKSGDSLAKRMGLSRSELYARALADFVAKHKASQVTQRLNAVYATEVTVLDPALAAVQSVLLVRESW